The Fulvia fulva chromosome 13, complete sequence genome window below encodes:
- a CDS encoding Vegetative incompatibility protein HET-E-1, whose protein sequence is MWLIDTDTVELCEFNFDVNRPKYAILSHRWTSDELGSKDFMKGRRKDSMGYQKVISSCKVARDRGLSWLWIDTCCIDKRSSAELSEAINSMYQWYECASECYVYLFDVLYGSDSPIEDLDSQLERSDWFTRGWTLQELIAPRTVLFFNASWSLIAIKNSEALADHEELSVEISSQIASITGISLDILLGQAHISNKSAAQKLSWIARRTTTRREDIAYCMLGIFEVNMPLLYGEGARAWPRLLQEIIRKTRDETVFAWRSPVESSSSVPLLAGSPICFQHSDSTVECDALQRPAYTLTNLGLEIRLLAKTAFEYVGSQNERILVVVLNCCEGKTPEGRLVLWYLTLKQRSCGHYDRLGCAPSPRPLISDATASTAKLILGDETIFVHTTAAILRDCWRRLKVTESTAFDSKDRITELLDRSVKESVHTDSP, encoded by the coding sequence ATGTGGCTGATAGACACAGACACCGTTGAGCTTTGCGAGTTCAATTTCGACGTCAATCGGCCAAAGTATGCCATTCTCTCCCACCGGTGGACTAGCGATGAGCTCGGCTCCAAAGACTTCATGAAGGGGCGAAGGAAGGATTCCATGGGCTACCAGAAAGTAATTAGCAGCTGCAAAGTCGCTCGTGACCGGGGACTGTCCTGGCTATGGATTGACACATGCTGCATCGACAAAAGAAGCAGCGCCGAACTCTCGGAAGCTATCAACTCTATGTACCAGTGGTACGAATGTGCTTCGGAGTGTTATGTGtacctctttgacgttctGTATGGTTCGGACTCGCCAATTGAAGACCTCGACTCACAGCTAGAGCGGTCGGACTGGTTCACGCGAGGCTGGACTCTCCAAGAATTAATAGCACCTCGCACTGTCCTCTTCTTCAACGCCTCCTGGAGCCTGATTGCCATCAAAAACTCCGAAGCTCTCGCCGACCACGAGGAGCTATCGGTTGAAATTTCGTCGCAGATCGCATCCATCACAGGCATATCGCTCGACATTCTTCTTGGGCAAGCCCATATCTCCAACAAAAGCGCGGCGCAGAAGTTGAGCTGGATCGCAAGACGGACTACGACGCGAAGGGAAGACATAGCGTATTGCATGCTCGGGATCTTCGAGGTGAATATGCCCTTACTCTATGGCGAAGGTGCAAGAGCCTGGCCTCGTCTTCTGCAAGAAATCATCAGGAAGACTCGCGATGAGACGGTTTTCGCGTGGAGGTCTCCAGTGGAATCGAGTAGCTCTGTCCCGCTGCTCGCTGGATCTCCGATATGTTTCCAGCACAGCGACTCAACCGTAGAGTGTGACGCTTTGCAGAGGCCGGCGTATACGCTGACGAACCTGGGGCTGGAAATTCGTCTGCTGGCGAAGACTGCATTTGAATATGTTGGGTCGCAGAATGAGCGGATTCTTGTCGTGGTGCTCAATTGCTGCGAAGGGAAGACGCCTGAGGGTCGCCTTGTGCTGTGGTATCTGACGTTAAAGCAACGGAGCTGTGGCCATTATGATCGACTGGGATGTGCACCAAGTCCGCGCCCACTCATCTCTGACGCGACGGCGTCGACGGCGAAGCTCATACTGGGAGATGAGACGATTTTTGTTCATACGACGGCTGCGATTTTGCGGGATTGTTGGCGTCGACTTAAAGTCACCGAGTCTACGGCATTTGATTCAAAGGACCGCATCACTGAGCTATTGGATCGTTCTGTGAAAGAGTCTGTGCATACTGATAGCCCTTGA